From a single Saimiri boliviensis isolate mSaiBol1 chromosome 7, mSaiBol1.pri, whole genome shotgun sequence genomic region:
- the LOC101042894 gene encoding heterogeneous nuclear ribonucleoprotein A1-like translates to MTRASRITGSSTHKKSAFVTFDDHDSVDKIVIQKYHTVNGHNCEVRKALSKQEMASASSSQRGRSGSGNFGGGRGGGFGGNDNFGRGGNFSGRGGFGGSRGGGGYGGSGDGYNGFGNDGGNFGGGGSYNDFGSYNNQSSNFGPMKGGNFGGRSSGPYGGGGQYFAKPRNQGGYGGSSSSSSYGSGRRF, encoded by the exons ATGACACGTGCATCCCgcatcaccggaagtagtact CATAAAAAAAGTGCCTTTGTAACCTTTGATGACCATGACTCCGTGGATAAGattgtcattcagaaataccatacTGTGAATGGACACAactgtgaagttaggaaagctctgtcaaagcaagagatggctagtgcttcatccagccaaagaggtcgaagtggttctggaaactttggtggtggtcGTGGAGGTGGTTTCGGtgggaatgacaactttggtcgtggaggaaacttcagtggtcgtggtggctttggtggcagccgtggtggtggtggatatggtggcagtggggatggctataacggatttggtaatgatggaggcaattttggaggtggtggaagctacaatgattttggcagttacaacaatcagtcttcaaattttggacccatgaagggaggaaactttggaggcagaagctctggcccctaTGGTGGTGGCGGccaatactttgccaaaccacgaaaccaaggtggctatggcggttccagtagcagcagtagctatggcagtggcagaagattttaa